The proteins below are encoded in one region of Hordeum vulgare subsp. vulgare chromosome 3H, MorexV3_pseudomolecules_assembly, whole genome shotgun sequence:
- the LOC123442713 gene encoding alcohol acyltransferase 9, with protein MGTGLEISGEVQYRGDPVLVPPRRPTPRHALYLSNLDDQRFLRFSIKYMYVFPAGAAVPCDALRSALAEALVDYYPLAGRLRPGDVGEEGKLAVDCNAEGALFAEGSLPGLAAADFLRGGGATPHKSWRKLLYRVDAHGFVAVPPLVVQVTHLGCGGMVLCTAINHCLCDGIGTAQFLHAWARAARSDIAGGGDHPVVHDRRALRPRCPPRVEFTHPEYHQDAAADDKPTLLAHLLGQPLSPVSLTFTGAHLGHLKKQLLLSVPALKCCTSFEALAATVWRAWVRALDPPAALRVKLLFSVNARRRLKPELPQGYYGNGFVLGCAESTAGQVAAVAAPATVIRLVQEAKERVDDDYVRSMVDLLEERRVSGGAKPDLSASLVISAWTRLGLEDLDFGAGTPAHMGPLTSEIYCVFVPVAGDPGGVTVLVSVPQAAADKFEHYCCNPVDPSGVEETDGGAMAGMLERDEQQQPCHGHEIKIDY; from the exons ATGGGCACGGGGCTGGAGATCTCCGGCGAGGTGCAGTACCGCGGCGATCCGGTCTTggtgccgccccgccgccccacgccgcgCCACGCGCTCTACCTCTCCAACCTCGACGACCAGCGCTTCCTCCGCTTCTCCATCAAGTACATGTACGTCTTCCCCGCCGGCGCCGCCGTCCCCTGCGACGCGCTCCGGTCCGCGCTCGCCGAGGCCCTCGTGGACTACTACCCGCTGGCTGGGAGGCTCCGGCCCGGCGACGTGGGGGAGGAGGGGAAGCTCGCCGTGGACTGCAATGCCGAGGGGGCGCTCTTCGCCGAGGGCTccctgcccgggctcgccgcCGCCGACTTCCTCCGCGGCGGCGGGGCCACGCCGCACAAGTCGTGGCGGAAGCTGCTGTACAGGGTCGACGCGCACGGCTTCGTCGCCGTGCCGCCGCTCGTCGTCCAG GTGACCCACCTCGGCTGCGGCGGCATGGTGCTGTGCACGGCCATCAACCACTGCCTCTGCGACGGTATCGGCACGGCGCAGTTCCTGCATGCATGGGCGCGCGCCGCCAGGTCCGACATTGCCGGTGGCGGTGACCACCCCGTCGTCCACGACCGCCGCGCCCTGCGCCCGCGCTGCCCGCCGCGCGTCGAGTTCACGCACCCGGAGTACCACCAGGACGCCGCGGCTGACGACAAGCCCACCCTGCTGGCGCACCTGCTCGGCCAGCCGCTCTCACCGGTCTCCCTCACGTTCACCGGGGCGCACCTGGGGCACCTCAAGAAGCAGCTGCTGCTGTCGGTGCCGGCGCTCAAGTGCTGCACCTCCTTCGAGGCGCTGGCAGCCACGGTGTGGCGCGCATGGGTTCGCGCGCTGGACCCGCCGGCGGCGTTACGCGTGAAGCTCCTCTTCTCGGTGAACGCCCGGCGTCGCCTAAAGCCGGAGCTCCCCCAGGGGTACTACGGCAACGGCTTCGTGCTCGGATGCGCGGAGTCTACGGCGGGGCAGGTTGCGGCAGTGGCTGCGCCGGCGACGGTGATCCGGCTCGTGCAGGAAGCCAAGGAGCGCGTGGACGACGACTACGTGCGGTCCATGGTGGACCTCCTGGAGGAGCGTCGCGTCAGCGGCGGCGCGAAGCCGGACCTGTCAGCGAGCCTCGTGATCTCGGCGTGGACGCGGCTGGGGCTGGAGGACCTCGACTTCGGCGCCGGCACGCCCGCGCACATGGGCCCTCTCACCAGTGAGATATACTGCGTGTTCGTCCCGGTGGCAGGCGACCCCGGCGGCGTCACCGTGCTCGTCTCCGTCCCGCAGGCGGCCGCCGACAAGTTCGAGCACTACTGCTGCAACCCCGTTGATCCCAGTGGAGTGGAAGAAACGGACGgcggcgccatggccggcatgctgGAGCGCGACGAGCAgcagcaaccctgtcatggacatgagatcAAGATCGATTACTAA